A window of the Fuscovulum sp. genome harbors these coding sequences:
- a CDS encoding MaoC family dehydratase N-terminal domain-containing protein, which produces MTEAFGAWVGRVEEARDEITARQARQMAATLGVSGDFAPGAALPPLWHWMGWTPEAAMAELGTDGHPARGGFLPPVPLERRMWAGGRLRFLAPLRIGEPLYRRSEILKVSEKTGTTGRMVFVTVRHDVHGAAGLAVEEEQDIVFIAMPERFTPPPPVSAPASEWSESVVMDEVRLFRYSALTFNAHRIHFDLPYATGVEKYPGLVVHGPMQAMLLMEAARARRGGAVPAGYRFRGVRPLFHFDALTLQGTGDAVATVNGDGLVCMQAELAWEG; this is translated from the coding sequence ATGACCGAAGCATTCGGCGCATGGGTGGGCCGGGTCGAAGAGGCCCGTGACGAGATCACGGCGCGGCAAGCGCGGCAGATGGCGGCCACGCTGGGGGTTTCCGGCGATTTTGCCCCAGGCGCGGCGCTGCCGCCGCTGTGGCATTGGATGGGATGGACGCCCGAAGCGGCGATGGCCGAACTGGGCACAGACGGGCATCCGGCGCGGGGCGGGTTTTTGCCGCCGGTGCCGCTGGAGCGGCGAATGTGGGCAGGCGGGCGGCTGCGGTTTCTGGCCCCGCTGCGGATCGGAGAGCCGCTTTATCGGCGGTCAGAAATCCTGAAGGTTTCGGAAAAGACCGGTACGACGGGGCGGATGGTGTTCGTCACTGTGCGCCACGATGTGCATGGCGCGGCCGGGTTGGCGGTGGAGGAAGAACAGGACATCGTTTTCATCGCCATGCCGGAGCGGTTTACCCCGCCGCCGCCCGTCAGCGCGCCTGCGTCGGAGTGGTCAGAGTCGGTGGTGATGGATGAGGTGCGCCTGTTTCGCTATTCGGCGCTGACCTTCAACGCGCATCGCATCCATTTCGACCTGCCCTATGCGACGGGGGTGGAGAAATACCCCGGTCTGGTGGTGCATGGGCCGATGCAGGCGATGCTGTTGATGGAGGCGGCACGCGCGCGGCGTGGCGGGGCGGTGCCGGCAGGATACAGGTTCCGGGGGGTTCGGCCGCTGTTCCATTTCGATGCGCTGACCCTGCAAGGCACGGGCGATGCGGTGGCGACGGTGAATGGCGATGGTCTGGTCTGCATGCAGGCCGAACTGGCCTGGGAGGGCTGA
- a CDS encoding CoA transferase: protein MAGVLAGMRVVEGSAFVAVPLAGMTLAQMGADVIRFDRPQGGLDAHRWPVTKDGASLFWAGMNKGKRSLAVDMSRPEGQEIVAELICAPGPDAGMFLTNLRARGWMDYPALQARREDLIMVSLTGTRRGEPAVDYTVNPSLGFPMATGAEGSTEPVAHVLPAWDCIAGGMVVNALLAAERHRLRTGKGQLAELSLKDVAAAMMANLGIVGEVVANGVDRAKAGNALYGAYGQDFVLACGTRVMVVGLTDRQWRGLVKVTENEAAIAALSQRLGMDLRQEGNRWLARKEITAVLEPWFAARQLAELAALFDGAGLTWSVFRSFAGAVAEDPDLSSDNPMFAMLDQPGIGRLPVPGSPVAFSAFARMGPVAAPVLGEHTEEILGDLLGLGAGQIGKLMDAGVVAQGTRPAVRAA from the coding sequence ATGGCGGGCGTGCTGGCGGGAATGCGGGTGGTGGAGGGATCGGCCTTTGTGGCGGTGCCGCTGGCGGGGATGACACTGGCGCAGATGGGGGCGGATGTGATCCGCTTTGACCGCCCGCAGGGGGGGCTGGACGCGCATCGCTGGCCCGTGACGAAAGACGGGGCGAGCCTGTTCTGGGCGGGAATGAACAAGGGCAAGCGGTCACTGGCGGTGGATATGTCACGGCCCGAGGGGCAGGAGATCGTGGCCGAATTGATCTGCGCGCCGGGGCCGGATGCGGGGATGTTCCTGACCAATCTGCGCGCGCGGGGCTGGATGGATTACCCCGCGTTGCAGGCGCGGCGGGAGGACCTGATTATGGTGTCGTTGACTGGCACGCGCCGGGGCGAGCCTGCCGTGGATTACACGGTGAACCCGTCGCTGGGCTTTCCCATGGCCACCGGGGCGGAAGGATCGACGGAGCCTGTGGCGCATGTGCTGCCCGCCTGGGATTGCATCGCAGGAGGCATGGTGGTGAACGCGCTGCTGGCGGCAGAGCGGCATCGTTTGCGCACGGGCAAGGGGCAGTTGGCGGAACTGTCGCTGAAGGACGTGGCGGCGGCGATGATGGCAAACCTTGGGATCGTGGGTGAGGTGGTGGCCAATGGGGTGGACCGGGCCAAGGCGGGCAATGCGCTTTACGGCGCCTATGGGCAGGATTTTGTGTTGGCCTGCGGGACGCGGGTGATGGTGGTGGGCCTGACCGACAGGCAATGGCGTGGGCTGGTCAAAGTGACCGAGAACGAGGCCGCGATAGCAGCGCTTTCGCAGCGATTGGGGATGGACCTGCGGCAGGAAGGCAACCGCTGGCTGGCGCGAAAGGAGATCACGGCGGTTCTGGAACCGTGGTTTGCCGCGCGGCAACTGGCAGAGTTGGCGGCACTGTTTGACGGGGCGGGGCTGACCTGGTCAGTCTTTCGCAGCTTTGCGGGGGCGGTGGCCGAGGACCCGGACCTGTCGTCCGACAATCCGATGTTCGCGATGCTGGATCAGCCGGGGATCGGGCGGTTGCCGGTGCCGGGATCGCCGGTGGCGTTTTCTGCCTTTGCCCGCATGGGGCCTGTCGCGGCCCCCGTGCTGGGGGAGCATACCGAAGAGATATTGGGTGATCTGCTGGGGCTTGGGGCGGGGCAGATCGGCAAGTTGATGGATGCAGGCGTGGTGGCGCAGGGGACCAGACCGGCGGTGCGCGCGGCCTGA
- a CDS encoding SDR family oxidoreductase has protein sequence MTIAITGATGQLGRLAIGALKARGQSPIALVRDPAKAADLGVEARAFDYKAIETLAPALKGVTTLVLISSNDFDDRAGQHRNVIAAAKAAGVGRILYTSLLNATKSTMLLAADHKATEEAILASGLTYTILRNGWYTENHTGSLGGAIAAGAMIGSAGAGRFSSAARADYADAIAATAATSGHDNAIYELAGDATYSYADMAAEVSRLTGKTIPYNDLPPDTYAGILESFGLPAGFAYVLADSDVQAGKGALFDDSRTLSRLIGRPTTPMAVTVAAALV, from the coding sequence ATGACCATCGCCATCACCGGTGCCACCGGCCAACTTGGCCGCCTTGCCATCGGCGCCCTCAAGGCCCGCGGCCAATCCCCCATCGCCCTTGTCCGCGATCCGGCCAAAGCTGCCGATCTCGGCGTCGAAGCCCGCGCTTTCGATTACAAGGCAATTGAAACGCTCGCCCCGGCGCTCAAGGGCGTCACCACGCTGGTCCTGATCTCGTCCAACGATTTCGACGACCGCGCAGGCCAGCACCGCAATGTCATCGCCGCCGCCAAGGCCGCAGGCGTGGGCCGCATCCTCTATACCAGCCTGCTGAACGCCACGAAGTCGACCATGCTGCTCGCTGCCGATCACAAGGCCACCGAAGAAGCCATCCTCGCTTCGGGCCTGACCTATACGATCCTGCGCAACGGCTGGTACACCGAAAACCACACCGGCAGTCTGGGTGGAGCCATCGCCGCCGGCGCGATGATCGGCTCTGCCGGGGCAGGGCGCTTCTCCTCGGCCGCCCGCGCCGATTACGCCGATGCGATTGCTGCCACTGCTGCGACCTCCGGCCATGACAATGCCATCTACGAACTGGCAGGCGACGCCACCTATTCCTATGCCGACATGGCAGCCGAAGTGTCGCGCCTCACCGGCAAGACCATTCCGTATAACGACCTGCCGCCCGACACCTATGCCGGCATCCTGGAATCCTTCGGCCTTCCGGCGGGCTTTGCCTATGTGCTGGCCGACAGCGACGTTCAGGCAGGCAAGGGCGCGCTGTTTGATGACAGCCGCACCCTGTCGCGCCTGATCGGGCGGCCCACCACACCGATGGCCGTGACGGTCGCGGCTGCGCTGGTCTGA
- a CDS encoding helix-turn-helix domain-containing protein produces MKDFPLPTSIPPSAHTPNVLHPACPSRQVLGHLTSRWGALILVALAGKTLRFSALRRALGDVSERMLAQTLQGLEADGMVRRVAHDVVPPHVDYSLTEIGEEAAGLVTGLAQWVERRLPEILARRGAC; encoded by the coding sequence ATGAAGGACTTTCCGTTGCCGACAAGCATTCCGCCATCCGCGCACACGCCAAATGTGCTGCATCCGGCCTGCCCGTCGCGGCAGGTGCTGGGGCATCTGACCAGCCGTTGGGGGGCTTTGATCCTTGTGGCGCTGGCGGGCAAGACCCTGCGCTTTTCGGCGTTGCGCCGCGCGTTGGGGGATGTGAGCGAGCGGATGCTGGCCCAGACCCTGCAAGGGTTGGAGGCAGATGGCATGGTGCGGCGGGTGGCCCATGACGTGGTGCCGCCGCATGTGGATTATTCGCTGACCGAGATCGGCGAGGAAGCGGCGGGTCTGGTGACGGGGCTTGCGCAATGGGTGGAGCGGCGATTGCCGGAGATTCTGGCACGGCGTGGCGCATGTTGA
- the hflX gene encoding GTPase HflX, with amino-acid sequence MSDRPEDEDDDLPLLTERVERDRSTAARATRAFVLHPDIRSAKSRRLPEHGLAEAISLANALPELDVVGGEVIRLPRLHPGMLFGSGKVDDLKARFKAEDIALVLVDGPVSPVQQRNLEKEWGVKLLDRTGLILEIFADRARTREGVLQVELAALSYQRTRLVRAWTHLERQRGGFGFVGGPGETQIEADRRAIDDQVIRLKRQLDKVVKTRELHRAARRKVPFPIVALVGYTNAGKSTLFNRATGAEVLAKDMLFATLDPTMRGVTLPSGRKVILSDTVGFISDLPTQLVAAFRATLEEVLEADLILHVRDIAHPETNEQAADVAEILQSLGVGPATPQFEIWNKLDLVDAAQREALTQQAATRDRVFPVSALTGEGIDRLLDAVSAAFDEEKTDRTFAVPFTDGRRRAWLYAEGVVLSETPTDTGFAVAVRWTARQEKRYRDLG; translated from the coding sequence ATTTCAGACCGCCCCGAAGACGAGGATGACGATCTCCCGCTCTTGACCGAGCGGGTTGAACGTGACCGCTCTACTGCGGCCCGCGCCACGCGGGCCTTTGTCCTGCATCCCGACATCCGCTCTGCCAAATCGCGCCGTCTGCCCGAACATGGGCTGGCCGAGGCGATCAGCCTCGCCAATGCCCTGCCGGAACTGGATGTCGTGGGGGGCGAGGTGATCCGCCTGCCGCGCCTGCATCCCGGCATGCTGTTTGGCTCTGGCAAGGTCGATGATCTCAAGGCCCGCTTCAAGGCCGAAGACATCGCCCTCGTGCTGGTCGACGGGCCTGTTTCCCCCGTGCAGCAACGCAATCTGGAAAAGGAATGGGGCGTCAAACTGCTCGACCGGACTGGCCTGATCCTTGAGATTTTCGCCGACCGTGCCCGCACCCGCGAAGGCGTGTTGCAAGTCGAACTCGCCGCGCTCAGCTATCAACGCACCCGTCTTGTCCGCGCCTGGACCCACCTCGAACGTCAGCGCGGCGGTTTCGGCTTTGTCGGCGGCCCCGGCGAGACGCAGATCGAAGCAGACCGCCGCGCCATCGACGATCAGGTGATCCGCCTGAAGCGCCAGTTGGACAAGGTGGTGAAAACCCGCGAGCTTCACCGCGCCGCCCGCCGCAAGGTGCCGTTCCCCATCGTGGCGCTTGTTGGCTACACCAACGCTGGAAAAAGCACGCTCTTCAACCGCGCCACAGGGGCCGAGGTGCTGGCCAAGGACATGCTCTTCGCCACGCTCGATCCCACCATGCGCGGCGTCACCCTGCCATCCGGGCGCAAAGTGATCCTGTCCGATACCGTGGGCTTCATCTCCGACCTGCCGACCCAGCTTGTCGCCGCCTTCCGCGCCACGCTGGAAGAGGTGCTGGAGGCCGATCTCATCCTCCACGTCCGCGACATCGCGCATCCGGAAACCAACGAACAGGCCGCCGATGTGGCCGAAATCCTGCAATCCTTGGGCGTTGGCCCCGCCACGCCGCAGTTCGAAATCTGGAACAAGCTCGATCTGGTCGACGCCGCGCAGCGCGAGGCGCTCACCCAGCAGGCAGCCACCCGCGACCGCGTCTTTCCCGTATCCGCGCTTACCGGCGAAGGCATCGACCGCCTGCTTGACGCCGTCTCTGCCGCCTTTGATGAAGAAAAGACCGACCGCACCTTCGCCGTACCCTTCACCGATGGCCGCCGCCGCGCGTGGCTCTATGCCGAAGGTGTCGTGCTGTCGGAAACCCCTACTGACACCGGCTTTGCCGTCGCCGTCCGCTGGACCGCCCGGCAAGAGAAACGCTACCGCGATCTCGGCTGA
- the hfq gene encoding RNA chaperone Hfq, whose product MAGDKQNLQDAFLNHVRKAKVPVTIFLINGVKLQGVITWFDNFCVLLRRDGQSQLVYKHAISTIMPGAPINLYEGED is encoded by the coding sequence ATGGCCGGCGATAAACAGAATTTGCAGGACGCCTTTCTCAATCACGTCCGAAAAGCCAAGGTTCCGGTGACGATTTTCCTGATCAACGGGGTCAAGCTTCAGGGTGTAATCACTTGGTTTGACAATTTTTGCGTTCTTCTGCGCCGCGATGGGCAGTCGCAGCTTGTCTACAAGCATGCGATTTCCACCATCATGCCCGGCGCGCCGATCAACCTCTATGAAGGCGAAGACTGA
- a CDS encoding potassium transporter TrkG — protein sequence MWRRLSELPLLVLLMGITALSMWLPAAHAVILRDHDTARAFFYSGVILLILTGMIGIATVNQRARNPARANLTALVAAYGVLPVMMALPFVQALPDTSWSNAWLEMISSFTTTGATLYAPDRLPLSIHLWRAQVGWMGGFFILVAAVAILAPMTLGGIEVMSGRVPGRGAEGLSQITATADPARRVAKQAAAILPVYAGVTIALWVALLMAGQPNLPALIHAMSTISTSGISPTGGLPVEGSTFLAEVAIFAALFLAVTRRLWPGSFSYDPDTRITGDAELRMSLFLLAVIPLLLFLRHWLAATEGADMVGGDVLSGLRALWGALFTTLSFLTTTGFTSADWVTARNWSGLETPGLVLAGLAIFGGGIATTAGGVKLLRVYALFRHGERELERLIHPNSVGGSGQSARRLRREGAYLAWIFFMLFALSIAILVAALALAGIEFETALILTLGALTTTGPLTSVAATDPIALALLPAAAKAILGVAMVIGRLELLAILVLLAPDSWRN from the coding sequence ATGTGGCGCCGCCTGTCGGAACTGCCGCTTCTGGTCCTGCTCATGGGGATCACGGCGCTGTCGATGTGGCTGCCTGCCGCCCATGCGGTGATCCTGCGCGACCACGATACCGCACGCGCCTTCTTCTATTCAGGCGTCATCCTGCTGATCCTGACCGGGATGATCGGCATTGCCACCGTCAACCAACGCGCGCGCAACCCCGCCCGCGCCAACCTGACGGCACTTGTTGCCGCTTATGGCGTGCTGCCGGTGATGATGGCGCTTCCCTTCGTGCAGGCGCTGCCCGATACAAGCTGGTCCAACGCCTGGCTTGAGATGATCTCCTCCTTCACCACCACCGGGGCCACGCTCTATGCCCCCGACCGCCTGCCGCTTTCCATCCATCTCTGGCGCGCGCAGGTGGGCTGGATGGGGGGCTTCTTCATCCTTGTCGCTGCTGTGGCCATCCTCGCCCCCATGACACTGGGCGGGATCGAGGTGATGTCGGGCCGCGTTCCCGGGCGCGGGGCCGAAGGCCTGTCACAGATCACCGCAACCGCCGATCCTGCCCGCCGTGTGGCCAAACAGGCCGCGGCGATCCTGCCGGTCTATGCCGGGGTTACCATCGCGCTCTGGGTGGCGCTGCTGATGGCCGGGCAGCCGAACCTTCCGGCGCTCATCCATGCCATGTCGACCATCTCCACCTCGGGGATAAGCCCGACGGGCGGGCTGCCGGTGGAAGGCTCCACCTTCCTGGCCGAAGTGGCGATCTTCGCCGCACTCTTCCTCGCCGTTACGCGCAGGCTCTGGCCGGGCTCTTTCTCATATGACCCCGACACCCGCATCACCGGTGACGCCGAATTGCGCATGTCGCTTTTCCTGCTGGCGGTCATCCCGCTGCTCCTGTTTCTGCGGCACTGGCTTGCCGCGACCGAAGGCGCGGATATGGTCGGGGGCGACGTCCTCTCCGGCCTGCGCGCACTCTGGGGGGCGCTGTTTACCACGCTCTCCTTCCTCACCACCACGGGCTTCACCTCGGCCGATTGGGTCACCGCGCGCAACTGGTCGGGGCTGGAAACGCCGGGCCTTGTGCTCGCAGGCCTTGCCATCTTTGGCGGCGGCATCGCCACCACGGCGGGTGGGGTGAAACTTTTGCGCGTCTATGCCCTGTTCCGCCATGGCGAACGTGAATTGGAACGCCTGATTCACCCGAATTCCGTCGGCGGCTCAGGCCAATCCGCCCGCCGCCTGCGGCGTGAAGGGGCCTATCTCGCCTGGATCTTTTTCATGCTCTTCGCGCTGTCCATCGCGATCCTTGTGGCAGCCCTCGCCCTTGCCGGGATCGAGTTTGAAACCGCCCTGATCCTCACCCTTGGCGCGCTGACCACCACCGGGCCGCTCACCAGTGTCGCTGCCACCGATCCCATCGCCCTTGCCCTTCTTCCCGCCGCCGCCAAGGCCATTCTGGGCGTCGCCATGGTCATCGGGCGGCTAGAGCTTCTGGCGATTCTTGTTCTGCTTGCCCCCGACAGCTGGCGCAACTGA
- the trkA gene encoding Trk system potassium transporter TrkA, giving the protein MKVIICGAGQVGWQIARQLSGEKNDVTLVDVNADLVRRATDTLDVQGVVGFASYPDVLERAGARDADMIIAATHSDEVNMVACEVAHAIFSVPRKIARLRAQSYLDAIYSDLYRRDHLPIDVVISPEREVAEAALQRLAAPATFDTESFMLGRAQLLGIQLDEDCPVVNTPLRQLSDLFSTLRAIVVGVRREGRLFAPDPGDQLFPDDQIYVFTHSEDVNRTLEIFGKQTKKQERIVIIGGGNVGLGVARALERRTDRVRCKIIEKNRACAERAADSLERTIVLNGDGMDMDILLEASIDRADAVLAVTDDDKTNLLVSVRAKQAGCPMSIALVNDPTLAPLMGPLDIDAYINPRATTVSSILRHIRHGKVRAIYSLGDAEAEMIEAQVLSTSPLAGRQIRDIEFPEGVLVGGLMKGDKVLKPTGDTRIEAGDVIALFTMAKDVREVERLLQVSIDFF; this is encoded by the coding sequence ATGAAGGTGATCATCTGCGGGGCAGGGCAGGTGGGTTGGCAGATCGCCCGCCAACTGTCCGGCGAAAAGAACGACGTGACGCTGGTCGATGTGAACGCCGATCTTGTCCGCCGTGCCACCGATACGCTGGATGTGCAGGGGGTTGTGGGCTTTGCCTCCTACCCGGATGTGCTGGAACGGGCAGGGGCCCGCGATGCCGACATGATCATCGCCGCCACCCATTCCGATGAGGTGAACATGGTCGCCTGCGAAGTGGCCCATGCCATCTTTTCCGTCCCGCGCAAAATCGCCCGCCTGCGCGCGCAATCCTATCTGGACGCGATCTATTCCGATCTCTACCGCCGCGATCACCTGCCCATCGATGTGGTGATCAGCCCGGAACGTGAGGTGGCCGAGGCCGCGCTGCAACGCCTGGCCGCACCTGCCACCTTTGACACCGAAAGTTTCATGCTGGGCCGGGCGCAGCTTCTGGGCATCCAGCTTGATGAGGATTGCCCCGTCGTTAACACGCCCCTGCGCCAGCTTAGCGATCTGTTTTCCACCCTGCGCGCCATCGTTGTTGGCGTGCGCCGCGAAGGGCGGCTCTTTGCTCCCGATCCGGGGGACCAGCTGTTCCCTGACGATCAGATCTACGTCTTCACCCATTCCGAAGACGTCAACCGCACGCTGGAAATCTTTGGCAAGCAGACCAAGAAACAGGAACGCATCGTCATCATCGGTGGCGGCAATGTTGGCCTTGGCGTGGCCCGTGCCTTGGAACGGCGGACCGACCGGGTCCGCTGCAAGATCATCGAAAAGAACCGCGCCTGTGCCGAACGCGCCGCCGACAGCCTGGAACGCACCATCGTCTTGAACGGCGACGGCATGGATATGGACATCCTGCTGGAAGCTTCGATTGATCGCGCCGATGCCGTGCTGGCCGTCACGGATGATGACAAGACCAACCTCCTCGTCTCGGTCCGCGCCAAACAGGCGGGCTGTCCCATGTCCATTGCCTTGGTCAACGATCCAACGCTCGCCCCCCTGATGGGCCCCTTGGACATCGACGCATATATCAACCCGCGCGCCACCACCGTCTCGTCCATCCTGCGCCACATCCGCCACGGCAAGGTGCGCGCGATCTACTCCCTTGGCGACGCCGAGGCCGAAATGATCGAAGCGCAGGTCCTGTCCACCTCGCCCCTCGCCGGGCGGCAGATTCGCGATATCGAATTTCCCGAAGGCGTCCTCGTGGGCGGCCTGATGAAGGGGGACAAAGTGCTTAAACCCACCGGCGATACCCGGATCGAAGCTGGCGACGTGATTGCCCTTTTCACCATGGCCAAGGACGTGCGCGAGGTGGAACGCCTGCTGCAAGTCTCCATCGACTTCTTCTGA
- a CDS encoding sigma-54 dependent transcriptional regulator: MSSILIVDDEKDIRELIGDILKDEGFLVRLAGNSDDCMTEINAEPPALMILDIWLKDSRMDGIDILKTVKRDNPDVPVVIISGHGNIEIAVAAIKQGAYDFIEKPFNIDQLMVVVSRAMETSRLRRENSELRRKDVTSSEMLGNSPAFKALKSQLEKVTKSNGRVMLTGPAGSGKEMAARFIHSNSNRASAPFVSVSSATIEPERMEEVLFGRETSERGVEKGLLEQAHGGVVYFDEVADMPLGTQSKILRVLVEQQFTRAGGTDKVRVDLRVISSTTRDLRNEIASGRFRQELYDRLNVVPIPVPSLEDRREDIPELTRHFIDMFHRSQGLPLRTLSTEAEAMLQTMPWPGNVRQLRNVIERVLILGDGSGPIDARELPGQDAPEGETGRLVLGGAMATLPLREAREVFEREYLLTQINRFGGNISRTASFVGMERSALHRKLKSLGVVTTSKSGGRMARLDEDMDEDEGEEV; this comes from the coding sequence ATGAGCAGCATTCTTATTGTAGACGACGAAAAAGACATCCGCGAATTGATCGGGGATATTCTCAAGGACGAAGGTTTCCTCGTTCGCCTCGCCGGGAACTCCGACGATTGCATGACCGAGATTAACGCCGAACCTCCTGCGCTGATGATCCTTGATATCTGGCTGAAAGACAGCCGGATGGACGGGATCGACATTCTGAAAACGGTCAAGCGTGACAACCCCGATGTCCCGGTTGTCATCATCTCTGGTCACGGCAACATCGAAATCGCGGTCGCCGCGATCAAGCAAGGCGCCTATGACTTCATCGAAAAGCCTTTCAACATCGACCAGTTGATGGTCGTTGTCTCCCGCGCGATGGAAACCTCGCGCCTGCGCCGCGAAAACTCGGAACTGCGCCGCAAGGATGTGACCTCATCCGAAATGCTGGGCAACAGCCCGGCCTTCAAAGCCCTGAAATCGCAGCTTGAAAAGGTCACCAAATCCAATGGCCGCGTCATGCTCACCGGCCCCGCCGGATCGGGCAAGGAAATGGCCGCCCGCTTCATCCATTCCAATTCCAACCGCGCCAGCGCGCCCTTCGTGTCGGTTTCCTCTGCGACGATCGAACCGGAACGGATGGAAGAGGTTCTGTTCGGCCGCGAAACCAGCGAACGCGGGGTGGAAAAGGGCCTTCTGGAACAGGCCCACGGCGGCGTCGTCTATTTCGACGAGGTGGCCGATATGCCGCTGGGCACGCAGTCAAAAATCCTACGCGTGTTGGTGGAACAGCAATTCACCCGTGCCGGCGGCACCGACAAGGTCCGCGTCGATCTGCGCGTGATCTCGTCCACCACCCGCGACCTGCGCAACGAAATCGCCTCCGGCCGCTTCCGGCAGGAACTTTATGACCGGCTCAATGTTGTGCCGATCCCGGTTCCCAGCCTGGAAGACCGGCGCGAAGATATCCCCGAGCTGACCCGCCATTTCATCGACATGTTCCACCGCAGCCAGGGCCTGCCGCTCCGCACCCTGTCGACCGAGGCTGAGGCGATGCTGCAAACAATGCCTTGGCCCGGCAACGTACGCCAATTGCGCAACGTGATTGAACGCGTCCTTATCCTCGGCGATGGCTCCGGCCCCATCGACGCCCGCGAATTGCCGGGGCAGGACGCGCCCGAAGGCGAAACCGGCCGCCTTGTCCTTGGCGGTGCCATGGCCACGCTGCCCTTGCGCGAAGCACGCGAGGTGTTCGAACGCGAATACCTCCTCACCCAGATCAACCGCTTCGGCGGCAATATCAGCCGCACCGCCAGCTTTGTCGGCATGGAACGCTCGGCGCTCCACCGCAAACTGAAATCCTTGGGCGTCGTCACCACCTCCAAAAGCGGCGGCCGCATGGCCCGGCTGGATGAGGACATGGATGAGGACGAGGGCGAAGAGGTGTGA